A single genomic interval of Lucilia cuprina isolate Lc7/37 chromosome 2, ASM2204524v1, whole genome shotgun sequence harbors:
- the LOC111676073 gene encoding uncharacterized protein K02A2.6-like — protein sequence MIEHQAKSICAIGKSMKKPKPTTKVPKLPSWLCGDLHYVKFCPFNKHKCSTCHQMGHKDNYYVSAKTGYTPKTNYTDNNNGNIKTKTPKKFNTSKLGYRTNAGISTKRLQFQELHTASDISIISTKTWETIGKPEAFTTNDSANDVNTNKINLLAKFNCFVSHGDATMDLQCYITDIEELNIMGIDWIEAFKLWDQPISAWCRSISTKRPVPYAVRTEIETELQRLEDGRIITPVDTSKWAAPIAVSRRNGKTRICGDYSTGLNNMIEPNQYPLPTPEEILSHCHDSAVFTHLDLSDAYLQVEVDDESKDLLTVNTHKGLYKFNQLTPGIKSAPGAFQRIMDQLCSGINGAKTYIDDIILSRSLHFTQTTIFGSKKDIPVYTANRLQRWALILLAYDFEIKYTNTQDFGHADVLSRLIDNHEKPSDDFIIALISMDNDIRSDLNESVSAIPVSYNMVVQETKNDATLQNVIHNMNHGWPENKAAEQESSMLTVRDEVER from the exons ATGATTGAACATCAAGCAAAAAGTATATGTGCTATTGGTAAGTCCATGAAAAAGCCCAAGCCTACTACCAAGGTACCGAAACTACCATCTTGGCTATGTGGAGACCTACATTATGTCAAGTTCTGTCCATTTAACAAGCACAAGTGTTCTACTTGTCATCAAATGGGACATAAAGACAATTATTATGTCAGTGCTAAAACTGGTTATACACCCAAAACAAATTACACTGACAATAACAATGGCAACATCAAAACTAAAACGCCAAAGAAGTTCAACACTTCAAAGTTAGGCTACCGTACCAACGCCGGAATTTCTACAAAACGGTTACAGTTCCAAGAACTAC ATACTGCATCTGACATATCaataatatcaacaaaaacTTGGGAAACTATTGGTAAGCCTGAGGCATTCACTACCAATGACAGCGCCAACGACGTCAACACTAACAAAATCAATCTTCTCGCTAAATTCAACTGCTTTGTTTCTCACGGTGATGCTACAATGGACCTTCAATGCTACATTACTGACATCGAAGAATTGAATATTATGGGCATAGATTGGATCGAAGCATTTAAGCTTTGGGATCAACCAATATCAGCTTGGTGTC GAAGTATTAGTACCAAACGTCCCGTTCCCTATGCTGTTAGGACGGAAATCGAAACTGAGCTTCAAAGACTTGAAGATGGACGTATAATTACTCCCGTAGATACATCTAAATGGGCTGCACCAATCGCTGTTAGCCGAAGAAATGGTAAGACAAGAATTTGTGGAGACTACTCCACCGGTCTCAACAACATGATAGAGCCAAACCAATATCCTTTGCCGACGCCTGAGGAAATATTATCACACTGTCACGATAGTGCCGTGTTTACACACTTAGACTTGTCAGACGCCTATCTGCAAGTTGAAGTCGATGACGAAAGTAAGGACTTGCTTACTGTTAACACCCACAAGGGTTTATACAAATTCAACCAGCTCACACCAGGTATTAAATCCGCCCCAGGGGCCTTCCAACGTATAATGGACCAGCTCTGTTCTGGCATTAATGGtgcaaaaacttatatagatgATATAATATTATCAA GAAGTTTACACTTCACACAGACCACAATTTTTGGTTCCAAGAAGGATATTCCCGTTTATACCGCCAATCGTTTACAACGTTGGGCACTTATTTTACTTGCATACGACTTCGAGATAAAATACACCAACACACAAGATTTTGGACATGCTGACGTATTGTCACGTCTAATTGACAATCATGAAAAACCATCTGATGATTTTATCATCGCATTAATTTCTATGGATAATGATATTAGAAGTGACCTCAACGAATCTGTTTCAGCTATTCCTGTTTCTTACAACATGGTCGTTCAGGAAACCAAAAATGATGCTACTCTTCAGAACGTTATTCATAACATGAATCATGGTTGGCCTGAAAATAAAG CAGCTGAACAAGAAAGTAGCATGCTTACTGTAAGAGATGAAGTCGAGAGATGA